One Setaria viridis chromosome 7, Setaria_viridis_v4.0, whole genome shotgun sequence genomic region harbors:
- the LOC117862455 gene encoding uncharacterized protein — protein sequence MASSAFRSTTRRDLHASSTTTSRSDPPPCPRRSRSRSVSAAPRARGHDSLLQEDYANTRTNPLFDSAASPSPPQQPVGSATGAGGGDAPTRDRGREPLKVGGRGGGGRARSVSVAPQRRDTASAPSVDSAGAVGGRRASRARSVADEVRPYRCSETDTEARDAARKLQSWRSRHSISESKQGGIGGSCSSQGSTTGVGSRQMDETTCLESSTVVSSPGHHLEHAIWQQNHSTVPVDPVLEIPPEFDPDSAEFISDLSDYATEYRKKDVVEIPLDFDTDAAELDSDARNNAAKQHRELMEIPLEFDTDASELVSDIWHHEANQQLGQLEAPLEYDPDTSELAPDITEYTIKLKQSHERARKLRADLAVEEQREQELSRMLKGIVTAPNFTETHKKRPRRKSSIERLKVSRHLAEEALNYFEECVSISTMDSTDFSSPEDHQPNSVLNVQPKSNSRFFHKGRSSFQEPHTPADQHGHHEELDKQTQCSISITGSDVSDGVIFSNTKCHMKFRNNSSEDLDGFDTPRSRSSCFSFTHESIKNVENCDVRQYLGNFGMGNNKELRETRSSYFADDYVSQKVNPDILKDMATFQNRMQYGGFLICNIRTF from the exons ATGGCGTCGTCGGCGTTCAGGTCCACCACGCGCCGCGACCTCcacgcctcctccaccaccacctcccgctCCGACCCGCCCCCGTGCCCACGCCGTTCCCGCTCCCGCAGCGTCagcgccgcgccccgcgcccgcggccACGACAGCCTCCTGCAGGAGGACTACGCCAACACCCGAACCAACCCGCTCTTCGACTCCGCGGCATCCCCATctccgccgcagcagccggTGGGGTCTGCTactggcgctggcggcggggatGCGCCTACGCGGGACAGAGGGCGCGAGCCGCTCAAGGTtgggggacgcggcggcggcgggagagcgCGGTCGGTGTCCGTCGCGCCGCAGCGGCGAGACAccgcctcggcgccgtcggTGGACAGTGCTGGCGCTGTCGGCGGGAGGAGGGCTTCGCGGGCGCGGTCGGTGGCCGACGAAGTACGCCCGTACCGCTGCTCTGAG ACAGATACAGAGGCAAGGGATGCGGCAAGGAAACTGCAGTCATGGAGGAGTCGGCATTCGATTTCAGAG AGCAAACAAGGGGGAATCGGTGGAAGCTGTTCATCTCAGGGGTCAACAACCGGAGTG GGTTCTCGACAAATGGATGAAACAACCTGTTTAGAATCTAGCACTGTTGTTTCTTCACCAGGTCATCATCTTGAGCAT GCCATTTGGCAGCAGAACCATTCAACTGTCCCAGTGGATCCagttctggaaattcctcctgAGTTCGATCCAGATTCTGCTGAGTTTATTTCAGACTTAAGTGATTATGCCACAGAATACCGAAAGAAAGATGTTGTGGAAATCCCTCTTGATTTTGATACAGATGCTGCTGAACTGGACTCTGATGCGAGGAACAATGCAGCAAAACAGCACCGGGAGCTAATGGAAATTCCTCTTGAGTTTGATACAGATGCTTCCGAGCTGGTTTCAGACATTTGGCACCATGAAGCAAACCAGCAGCTGGGGCAATTGGAAGCTCCTCTTGAGTATGATCCTGACACCTCTGAGCTGGCTCCTGACATTACAGAATATACAATAAAGCTCAAGCAG TCACATGAACGTGCTCGAAAGCTTCGGGCAGATTTGGCAGTTGAAGAGCAGCGGGAACAAGAGCTGAGTAGAATGCTGAAGGGCATAGTAACAGCTCCAAATTTTACTGAGACACATAAAAAACGGCCAAGAAGAAAG AGTAGCATAGAAAGACTGAAAGTGTCAAGGCATTTAGCTGAGGAGGCACTGAATTATTTCGAGGAATGTGTTTCAATTTCAACAATGGATAGCACTGATTTCTCGTCACCTGAGGACCATCAACCAAATTCAGTTTTAAATGTCCAACCAAAGAGCAATAGTAGATTTTTCCACAAAGGGAGATCGAGCTTTCAAGAACCCCACACTCCAGCTGATCAACATGGCCATCATGAG GAATTGGACAAGCAAACTCAGTGCTCAATTAGCATAACTGGATCTGATGTGTCTGATGGTGTTATCTTTAGTAACACAAAATGCCACATGAAATTTAGAAACAACTCCAGTGAAGATCTTGATGGCTTTGACACTCCACGGAGCAGAAGTTCTTGTTTCTCTTTCACCCATGAGtcaataaaaaatgttgaaaactGTGATGTTCGGCAATACCTTGGGAATTTTGGAATGGGAAACAATAAAGAGCTAAGAGAGACAAGGTCTAGTTATTTTGCTGATGACTATGTCTCCCAGAAAGTTAACCCGGACATACTGAAGGATATGGCGACCTTTCAGAATCGAATGCAATATGGAGGGTTTCTTATATGTAACATTAGAACATTCTGA
- the LOC117865534 gene encoding NDR1/HIN1-like protein 13 → MADRVHPMPAPPSRRPDQPAADAGAAAAATETTPLQLHPSFQQRPLSPPPGTYIIQVPKDQVLHVPPPDRARRYKKLAARPARRRLLRRACCCSCAAVLLLLLLAAAFAGAVYLIFRPRAPTFSVASLSIRGLDNLTALSSSSTLSPELDAAVRADNGRNRKVGIDYRGGGSVTVSYSGVQLATGRWPAFRQPPRNVTVFAAAMRGQGVRLTQEQARQLAAEEAAGAVPLAVEARVPVRLRFGKVLRTWTVDVKARCDVAVDRLAGNAAAVNRGCRVRVKPLWWWW, encoded by the coding sequence ATGGCCGACCGCGTCCACCCCATGCCGGCGCCACCGTCTCGACGACCCGACCAACcagccgccgacgccggcgcggcggcggcggccacggagaCCACGCCGCTGCAGCTGCACCCGTCCTTCCAGCAGCGCCCGCTCTCGCCGCCCCCCGGCACGTACATCATCCAGGTGCCCAAGGACCAGGTCCTCCACGTCCCGCCCCCGGACCGCGCGCGCCGCTACAAGAAGCTCGCCGCgcgcccggcgcggcgccgcctcctccgccgcgcctgctgctgctcctgcgccgccgtcctcctcctgctcctcctcgccgccgccttcgccggcgccgtctACCTCATCTTCCGCCCCCGCGCGCCCACCTTCTCCGTCGCCTCCCTCTCCATCCGCGGCCTCGACAACCTCACCGCCCTCTCGTCCTCCTCAACCCTCTCCCccgagctcgacgccgccgtgcgcgcggaCAACGGCCGGAACAGGAAGGTCGGCATCGACtaccgcggcggcgggagcgtcaCGGTCTCCTACTCCGGCGTGCAGCTCGCCacggggcggtggccggcgttCCGGCAGCCGCCGCGGAACGTGACGGTGTtcgcggcggcgatgaggggcCAGGGCGTGCGGCTCACGCAGGAGCAGGCGAGGCAGCtcgccgcggaggaggcggcgggggccgtGCCGCTGGCGGTGGAGGCGAGGGTGCCCGTGCGGCTGCGCTTCGGGAAGGTGCTGCGGACGTGGACGGTGGACGTGAAGGCGCGGTGTGACGTGGCCGTGGACAGGCTGGccgggaacgcggcggcggtgaacaGGGGGTGCAGGGTCAGGGTCAAGCcgctctggtggtggtggtga
- the LOC117865064 gene encoding uncharacterized protein isoform X2, which produces METKMPFDSNNLIFHIKRIVYPSIRIGYQSACDYPVVLGIGVLLLFLHKLCPSLFTFLLSSSPVFLLTALLLGALLSYGEPSAPVIEEETLENQKKSSPESKVSVTERSAEEVQNVAVTRAAKIFETPVFCIEERTSDILVHDSHRDEENVIHMSADTVLSAETSVLSKNEVIVEREEYVKEFCEEVELKQFESTTTERCHYEVNNQYQFGELMSACWEPVMRQEPCSDSESDLSDSSSDASITDIIPMLDELNLPVNLGTDHPSSIFRDNLNSSSDDDEDDSKEDGDLSSDEDRTEEEKADGNFWKDFMDPSSSDTEKNGNLESLMERRKAKNILKFELDRRLMDMQAADAIQKMEEASRFRVQVPSISTPRPNPFDPSSGSEEIAELPKIPDSAPSVLLPWRKPFDISFDQIVDHGNRLQETWTPRSRFPSTQRRKHENLYLKQSTYLRHHNGTKPEKPEVSEKDASDNHSYNNSEQALNNGKLFGSLEPHVGDEIKILSAAISDVCVLEVNEGTKSTDPVIGTDSFYIQKSISSTSKANDLVSAGCEQLLLCSLSEEYNTEKHIVEADSISEVNSLFKCRMEEVLVQSISESGIDQPLTGKLEHELNGTLCTESAMPAIEARSVEELNSQFVQLSGEALECATSDSSCDDEHIQDRSSEALPVENGHTSELPKKDCHSYPTPDNPVAVNVKCKSKELLTEDTELPVLEACSVEEMNSLFRQLEDEAPAQMPHSPDLMVGEHNGDIDSGVLVPDANSSEGIGSAFVHLSNDDEKIKIPGDGEVILGSVELNSGLHVMETNALNGDDTSGFDSTKAIEIKQSLERA; this is translated from the exons ATGGAGACAAAAATGCCATTTGATAGTAACAATCTTATTTTCCACATCAAGAGAATAGTGTATCCTTCTATCAGAATTGGCTACCAATCTGCTTGTGACTACCCTGTAGTACTCGGCATTGGAGTTCTGTTGCTGTTCCTGCACAAACTTTGCCCTTCTCTGTTTACTTTCCTTCTGTCTTCATCTCCGGTGTTCCTGTTAACTGCACTTCTTCTTGGAGCACTATTGAGTTATGGGGAACCAAGTGCTCCAGTGATTGAAGAGGAAACATTGGAGAACCAGAAAAAATCGTCCCCTGAATCCAAAGTCTCCGTAACTGAACGTTCAGCTGAGGAGGTTCAGAATGTTGCTGTCACCCGCGCGGCAAAGATTTTTGAAACTCCAGTTTTCTGCATCGAGGAAAGAACTTCTGACATCCTTGTGCATGATAGTCACCGTGATGAGGAGAATGTGATACATATGTCTGCCGATACTGTTCTTTCTGCAGAAACTTCTGTACTTAGCAAGAACGAAGTTATTGTGGAAAGAGAAGAGTATGTCAAGGAATTCTGCGAGGAGGTGGAGCTGAAACAATTTGAGAGCACCACTACTGAAAGGTGTCACTATGAAGTGAACAATCAGTATCAGTTTGGTGAACTCATGAGCGCATGTTGGGAACCTGTTATGAGGCAGGAACCTTGTTCGGATTCTGAATCTGATCTTAGCGATAGTTCTTCTGATGCATCAATAACCGACATTATTCCAATGCTCGATGAGTTAAACCTTCCTGTAAACTTGGGGACTGATCACCCTTCCTCAATCTTTAGAGACAACCTGAATTCCTCatcagatgatgatgaagatgactcAAAGGAGGATGGTGACCTTAGCTCAGACGAAGATAGaacagaagaggagaaagcTGATGGAAATTTCTGGAAGGACTTTATGGATCCAAGCTCTTCAGATACGGAAAAGAATGGGAACTTGGAGAGTTTGATGGAGCGGCGAAAAGCAAAGAATATTCTGAAGTTTGAACTTGACAGGAGGTTAATGGACATGCAAGCTGCTGATGCAATTCAGAAAATGGAGGAGGCATCGCGCTTCCGTGTTCAGGTTCCCTCCATTTCTACACCAAGGCCTAACCCGTTTGATCCTTCAAGTGGTTCAGAGGAAATAGCAGAGTTACCGAAAATTCCTGATTCAGCACCATCTGTTTTACTTCCCTGGAGAAAACCATTTGATATTTCATTTGACCAAATTGTGGACCATGGCAATCGTTTACAGGAAACATGGACTCCTCGCTCGCGCTTTCCATCAACACAGCGTAGGAAACATGAGAACTTGTATTTAAAGCAGTCTACCTATCTTCGACATCACAATGGCACAAAGCCGGAGAAGCCTGAAGTCAGTGAAAAAGATGCCAGTGATAATCACTCATACAACAATTCTGAGCAAGCTTTGAACAATGGCAAGTTATTTGGCTCACTGGAACCACATGTTGGTGATGAGATTAAAATACTAAGTGCAGCTATTTCAGACGTGTGCGTGTTAGAAGTAAATGAAGGAACTAAAAGTACTGATCCCGTCATTGGCACAGATTCATTTTATATCCAAAAATCTATATCCAGCACATCAAAAGCTAATGATTTAGTTTCTGCAG GTTGTGAGCAATTGCTTTTGTGTTCTCTATCAGAAGAATATAATACTGAGAAACATATCGTTGAAGCAGACTCCATCAGTGAAGTTAACTCATTATTTAAGTGCCGCATGGAGGAAGTACTAGTGCAGTCCATTTCAGAGTCCGGTATTGATCAACCATTGACAGGTAAACTTGAACATGAATTGAATGGTACTCTATGCACAGAATCTGCAATGCCAGCAATTGAAGCAAGATCAGTAGAAGAATTGAATTCACAATTTGTTCAGCTCAGCGGAGAAGCATTAGAATGTGCTACTTCTGACTCCAGTTGTGATGATGAACATATCCAAGATAGATCAAGTGAAGCATTGCCTGTGGAAAATGGGCATACTTCAGAATTGCCAAAGAAAGATTGCCATTCATATCCGACTCCTGATAATCCAGTGGCTGTGAATGTCAAATGTAAATCAAAGGAGCTGTTAACTGAAGATACTGAGCTTCCTGTTCTAGAAGCATGCTCAGTTGAAGAGATGAACTCACTGTTCAGGCAACTGGAAGATGAAGCGCCGGCTCAGATGCCTCATAGCCCAGATCTCATGGTTGGTGAACATAATGGAGATATTGATTCTGGTGTGCTAGTTCCTGATGCGAATTCTAGTGAAGGTATCGGTTCTGCTTTTGTGCACTTAAGCAACGATGATGAAAAGATAAAGATTCCTGGAGATGGTGAAGTAATCCTGGGTTCTGTGGAGCTAAACTCAGGACTGCATGTCATGGAGACCAATGCTCTGAATGGCGACGACACATCCGGATTCGATAGTACCAAAGCGATTGAGATCAAACAATCACTTGAAAGGGCTTAA
- the LOC117865064 gene encoding uncharacterized protein isoform X1 — MVAFPWRPKLSCRCLRWRPVLLRSPGQGIPDQKGLQLRAFPPSACFIPPSLSPSPRLPAPFPVTQSLPCLAAFPIHQPRPSPVTALVRGNSVRDSWPSPPPVVSSRKVSLYLYLRAEFMETKMPFDSNNLIFHIKRIVYPSIRIGYQSACDYPVVLGIGVLLLFLHKLCPSLFTFLLSSSPVFLLTALLLGALLSYGEPSAPVIEEETLENQKKSSPESKVSVTERSAEEVQNVAVTRAAKIFETPVFCIEERTSDILVHDSHRDEENVIHMSADTVLSAETSVLSKNEVIVEREEYVKEFCEEVELKQFESTTTERCHYEVNNQYQFGELMSACWEPVMRQEPCSDSESDLSDSSSDASITDIIPMLDELNLPVNLGTDHPSSIFRDNLNSSSDDDEDDSKEDGDLSSDEDRTEEEKADGNFWKDFMDPSSSDTEKNGNLESLMERRKAKNILKFELDRRLMDMQAADAIQKMEEASRFRVQVPSISTPRPNPFDPSSGSEEIAELPKIPDSAPSVLLPWRKPFDISFDQIVDHGNRLQETWTPRSRFPSTQRRKHENLYLKQSTYLRHHNGTKPEKPEVSEKDASDNHSYNNSEQALNNGKLFGSLEPHVGDEIKILSAAISDVCVLEVNEGTKSTDPVIGTDSFYIQKSISSTSKANDLVSAGCEQLLLCSLSEEYNTEKHIVEADSISEVNSLFKCRMEEVLVQSISESGIDQPLTGKLEHELNGTLCTESAMPAIEARSVEELNSQFVQLSGEALECATSDSSCDDEHIQDRSSEALPVENGHTSELPKKDCHSYPTPDNPVAVNVKCKSKELLTEDTELPVLEACSVEEMNSLFRQLEDEAPAQMPHSPDLMVGEHNGDIDSGVLVPDANSSEGIGSAFVHLSNDDEKIKIPGDGEVILGSVELNSGLHVMETNALNGDDTSGFDSTKAIEIKQSLERA; from the exons atggtcGCCTTTCCGTGGCGGCCAAAGCTTTCTTGCCGGTGCTTAAGGTGGCGGCCGGTGCTCCTCCGTTCTCCAGGGCAAGGAATCCCAGACCAAAAGGGACTGCAGCTTCGTGCCTTCCCTCCCTCTGCTTGCTTtattcctccctccctctctcctagtcccaggctcccagcacCTTTCCCTGTCACTCAATCCCTCCCCTGCTTGGCTGCTTTCCCCATCCACCAACCCCGGCCGTCACCTGTTACTGCATTGGTGCGAGGCAACTCTGTGAGGGATTCttggccctcgccgccgcccgtcgtctcGTCCAGGAAGGTGAG CCTATATTTGTATCTCAGGGCTGAATTCATGGAGACAAAAATGCCATTTGATAGTAACAATCTTATTTTCCACATCAAGAGAATAGTGTATCCTTCTATCAGAATTGGCTACCAATCTGCTTGTGACTACCCTGTAGTACTCGGCATTGGAGTTCTGTTGCTGTTCCTGCACAAACTTTGCCCTTCTCTGTTTACTTTCCTTCTGTCTTCATCTCCGGTGTTCCTGTTAACTGCACTTCTTCTTGGAGCACTATTGAGTTATGGGGAACCAAGTGCTCCAGTGATTGAAGAGGAAACATTGGAGAACCAGAAAAAATCGTCCCCTGAATCCAAAGTCTCCGTAACTGAACGTTCAGCTGAGGAGGTTCAGAATGTTGCTGTCACCCGCGCGGCAAAGATTTTTGAAACTCCAGTTTTCTGCATCGAGGAAAGAACTTCTGACATCCTTGTGCATGATAGTCACCGTGATGAGGAGAATGTGATACATATGTCTGCCGATACTGTTCTTTCTGCAGAAACTTCTGTACTTAGCAAGAACGAAGTTATTGTGGAAAGAGAAGAGTATGTCAAGGAATTCTGCGAGGAGGTGGAGCTGAAACAATTTGAGAGCACCACTACTGAAAGGTGTCACTATGAAGTGAACAATCAGTATCAGTTTGGTGAACTCATGAGCGCATGTTGGGAACCTGTTATGAGGCAGGAACCTTGTTCGGATTCTGAATCTGATCTTAGCGATAGTTCTTCTGATGCATCAATAACCGACATTATTCCAATGCTCGATGAGTTAAACCTTCCTGTAAACTTGGGGACTGATCACCCTTCCTCAATCTTTAGAGACAACCTGAATTCCTCatcagatgatgatgaagatgactcAAAGGAGGATGGTGACCTTAGCTCAGACGAAGATAGaacagaagaggagaaagcTGATGGAAATTTCTGGAAGGACTTTATGGATCCAAGCTCTTCAGATACGGAAAAGAATGGGAACTTGGAGAGTTTGATGGAGCGGCGAAAAGCAAAGAATATTCTGAAGTTTGAACTTGACAGGAGGTTAATGGACATGCAAGCTGCTGATGCAATTCAGAAAATGGAGGAGGCATCGCGCTTCCGTGTTCAGGTTCCCTCCATTTCTACACCAAGGCCTAACCCGTTTGATCCTTCAAGTGGTTCAGAGGAAATAGCAGAGTTACCGAAAATTCCTGATTCAGCACCATCTGTTTTACTTCCCTGGAGAAAACCATTTGATATTTCATTTGACCAAATTGTGGACCATGGCAATCGTTTACAGGAAACATGGACTCCTCGCTCGCGCTTTCCATCAACACAGCGTAGGAAACATGAGAACTTGTATTTAAAGCAGTCTACCTATCTTCGACATCACAATGGCACAAAGCCGGAGAAGCCTGAAGTCAGTGAAAAAGATGCCAGTGATAATCACTCATACAACAATTCTGAGCAAGCTTTGAACAATGGCAAGTTATTTGGCTCACTGGAACCACATGTTGGTGATGAGATTAAAATACTAAGTGCAGCTATTTCAGACGTGTGCGTGTTAGAAGTAAATGAAGGAACTAAAAGTACTGATCCCGTCATTGGCACAGATTCATTTTATATCCAAAAATCTATATCCAGCACATCAAAAGCTAATGATTTAGTTTCTGCAG GTTGTGAGCAATTGCTTTTGTGTTCTCTATCAGAAGAATATAATACTGAGAAACATATCGTTGAAGCAGACTCCATCAGTGAAGTTAACTCATTATTTAAGTGCCGCATGGAGGAAGTACTAGTGCAGTCCATTTCAGAGTCCGGTATTGATCAACCATTGACAGGTAAACTTGAACATGAATTGAATGGTACTCTATGCACAGAATCTGCAATGCCAGCAATTGAAGCAAGATCAGTAGAAGAATTGAATTCACAATTTGTTCAGCTCAGCGGAGAAGCATTAGAATGTGCTACTTCTGACTCCAGTTGTGATGATGAACATATCCAAGATAGATCAAGTGAAGCATTGCCTGTGGAAAATGGGCATACTTCAGAATTGCCAAAGAAAGATTGCCATTCATATCCGACTCCTGATAATCCAGTGGCTGTGAATGTCAAATGTAAATCAAAGGAGCTGTTAACTGAAGATACTGAGCTTCCTGTTCTAGAAGCATGCTCAGTTGAAGAGATGAACTCACTGTTCAGGCAACTGGAAGATGAAGCGCCGGCTCAGATGCCTCATAGCCCAGATCTCATGGTTGGTGAACATAATGGAGATATTGATTCTGGTGTGCTAGTTCCTGATGCGAATTCTAGTGAAGGTATCGGTTCTGCTTTTGTGCACTTAAGCAACGATGATGAAAAGATAAAGATTCCTGGAGATGGTGAAGTAATCCTGGGTTCTGTGGAGCTAAACTCAGGACTGCATGTCATGGAGACCAATGCTCTGAATGGCGACGACACATCCGGATTCGATAGTACCAAAGCGATTGAGATCAAACAATCACTTGAAAGGGCTTAA
- the LOC117865066 gene encoding vacuolar protein sorting 38, whose product MEDPSPSSAAPEPPLPPPEEGDGWVLLPPSEVEGVDDPKVIHWEDLQQELARLWSLSAALQAARDRKAHLAARLESAIEARQGLLQQDNELAEMRQRLQEHIDHLANLKMHTKKIAEDAEDQRAQLCISIRTLSVGSKNIGAARSNLEDANKLLSRENGRGRLKNMEQKLRMRQQYMITQVAQIYPVRPLDEQSPDHKPGFTTNITKTRNAGSGFQNGSQNRPLAIFGLQLSKLSVKKTGYFSDKTEFQKSSTVLGYAAHVVSLIASYLNIPLRYPLRFGGSQSYVLDHAPAVEPSSITSVVSSVHPSTSMRTMEFPLFFDGQETTRSAYAIFLLNKDIEQLLNYIGAESLGPRHVLSNLKQLTTIVQSQQYISS is encoded by the exons ATGGAGGATCCGAGCCCGTCGTCCGCCGCCCCTGAGcctccccttcccccgccgGAGGAAGGGGACGGATGGGTGCTCCTGCCTCCCAGCGAGGTCGAGGGCGTCGACGATCCCAAGGTCATCCACTGGGAGGACCTGCAGCAGGAGCTCGCGCGCCTCTGGAGCCTCTCCGCCGCGCTCCAGGCCGCCAGGGACCGCAAGGCGCATCTCGCCGCGCGTCTCGAGTCCGCCATAGAG GCTAGACAGGGGCTTCTCCAGCAGGATAATGAATTGGCTGAAATGAGGCAGAGACTGCAAGAGCATATCGATCATCTGGCAAATTTGAAGATGCACACAAAGAAAATCGCGGAGGATGCAGAGGATCAAAGGGCACAGCTTTGCATCAGCATCAGAACATTGTCCGTGGGAAGCAAAAATATTGGTGCAGCACGCAGTAATCTGGAG GATGCTAATAAGTTGCTGTCAAGGGAAAATGGCCGTGGGCGCCTTAAAAATATGGAACAGAAGTTACGGATGAGGCAGCAATATATGATAACACAAGTTGCTCAGATATATCCTGTGAGGCCTTTAGATGAACAATCTCCAGATCACAAGCCTGGATTTACCACCAACATCACCAAAACAA GAAATGCTGGATCAGGGTTTCAAAATGGCTCCCAAAACAGACCTTTAGCCATCTTTGGTTTACAGTTATCAAAGCTTTCTGTGAAAAAGACTGGCTACTTCAGTGACAAGACAGAGTTTCAGAAATCATCTACTGTTCTGGGATATGCTGCACAT GTAGTCTCCCTCATTGCATCCTATCTCAACATTCCTCTTCGATATCCGTTGCGCTTTGGAGGTTCACAGTCATATGTTCTTGATCATGCACCTGCAGTAGAGCCATCATCTATAACTTCAGTTGTGAGTTCTGTACATCCAAGCACAAGCATGAGGACGATGGAATTCCCTCTGTTTTTTGATGGCCAGGAGACAACAAGATCGGCATATGCAATATTTTTATTAAACAAG GATATCGAACAACTTTTGAATTACATTGGTGCTGAAAGTCTTGGCCCGAGACATGTATTATCTAACCTCAAGCAGCTGACAACGATCGTCCAGTCACAACAATACATTTCTAGTTGA
- the LOC117865070 gene encoding uncharacterized protein: MLMTAAVHMDSAARGLGPSPSPSASAPPPWLPVLADDNNRHRQLLRDFAPTPTPATAAPPNHHQNLRPAGTRRVAKRRPRPSRKLPTTYIAANPASFRRMVHQVTGADDLPMPPPPAPPETLCRPAPYRSGTASGAMMLPTLDTSAFLLAAPGAAARTDAPCAGPAAPAPAPAVDRTEAGGASNYSSNSNSGSS; encoded by the coding sequence ATGCTCATGACCGCCGCCGTGCACATGGACTCCGCCGCCCGCGGTCTCGGCCCGTCACCCTCCCCttccgcctcggcgccgccgccatggctccCCGTCCTTGCCGATGACAACAATCGCCACCGCCAGCTCCTCCGCGACTTCGCTCCCACCCcgacgcccgccaccgccgcgccgccaaaCCACCACCAAAACCTCCGCCCCGCGGGAACGCGCCGCGTGGCCAagcggcgcccgcgcccgtcGCGGAAGCTGCCCACCACCTACATCGCCGCCAACCCCGCCAGCTTCCGCCGCATGGTGCACCAGGTCACCGGCGCCGACGACCTGCctatgcctcctcctcctgcgcctCCGGAGACGCTCTGCCGACCGGCGCCCTACCGCTCTGGCACTGCATCCGGCGCGATGATGCTGCCGACGCTGGACACGTCGGCGTTCCTGCTCGCCGCGcccggagcggcggcgcggacggaCGCGCCGTGCGCTggcccggccgcgccggcgccggcgcctgcggTGGATCGGACGGAGGCCGGCGGGGCTAGCAActacagcagcaacagcaacagcggTAGCAGCTAA
- the LOC117865532 gene encoding uncharacterized protein produces MALAPSGSVAPIYAGWAPPRLRQLPTTPARANVSLYYLRHRGSCRGSDGGGARNADLRCRRRLLTARGERPDEEEEEDDEDPSAGPGGGFDAAVALFNRGEFHACHDVVEELWYDAEDPARTLLHGILQCAVGFHHLFNQNHRGAMMELGEGLCKLRKLNLGGGDDDDDPFSRFRDDVAAVLQFLYRTQKELAACTDDLCLTMDGSPSSYQLLGNFAAGQQLYRLEADDTHDDGASSIIFSVSDHPASQSAPSRVKLPTLDATEQNLTDLQRAYQYI; encoded by the exons ATGGCGCTCGCGCCCTCCGGCTCTGTTGCTCCCATCTACGCCGGCTGGGCGCCACCCCGCCTGCGACAGCTGCCCACCACCCCGGCTCGTGCAAACGTGTCGCTCTATTACCTACGGCACCGTGGCAGTTGCCGTGGTAGTGATGGTGGCGGGGCGCGCAACGCCgacctccgctgccgccggcggctccTCACGGCGCGAGGCGAGCGccccgacgaggaggaggaggaggatgacgaggaccCGTCGGCGGGGCCTGGTGGTGGGTtcgacgcggcggtggcgctgttcAACCGCGGCGAGTTCCACGCGTGCCACGACGTGGTGGAGGAGCTCTGGTACGACGCCGAGGACCCCGCGCGGACGCTCCTCCACGGCATCCTCCAGTGCGCCGTCGGATTCCACCACCTCTTCAACCAG AACCACCGCGGCGCGATGATGGAGCTCGGTGAGGGCCTCTGCAAGCTCCGCAAGCTcaacctcggcggcggcgacgacgacgacgacccatTCTCCCGCTTCCgggacgacgtcgccgccgtcctgcaaTTCCTCTACCGAACCCAAAAGGAGCTCGCAGCAT GCACCGATGACCTCTGCTTGACCATGGACGGCTCGCCGAGCTCATACCAACTGCTCGGCAACTTCGCCGCCGGCCAGCAGCTGTACCGGTTGGAAGCTGATGATACACACGACGACGGTGCTTCCAGCATCATCTTCTCTGTATCTGATCATCCCGCCTCACAATCAGCTCCGTCCAGGGTGAAGCTTCCGACATTAGATGCCACGGAGCAAAATCTGACAGACCTTCAACGTGCATATCAATATATCTAG